From the genome of Scytonema hofmannii PCC 7110, one region includes:
- the ispG gene encoding (E)-4-hydroxy-3-methylbut-2-enyl-diphosphate synthase, with product MQTLPILTDSNTLNSQPTFDTTIKRRKTRPVKVGNVTIGGGYPVVVQSMINEDTLDIDGSVAAIRRLHEIGCEIVRVTVPSMAHAKALADIKQKLIKTYQDVPIIADVHHNGMKIALEVAQHIEKVRINPGLYVFEKPNPKRTEYTPTEFDEIGEKIRETLAPLVISLRDQGKAMRIGVNHGSLAERMLFTYGDTPEGMVQSAIEFIRICESLDFHHIVISMKASRVPVMVAAYRLMAKRMDELDMDYPLHLGVTEAGDGEYGRIKSTAGIATLLTDGIGDTIRVSLTEAPEKEIPVCYSILQALGLRKTMVEYVACPSCGRTLFNLEEVLHQVREATKHLTGLDIAVMGCIVNGPGEMADADYGYVGKTPGYISLYRGREEIKKVPEDKGVEELIDLIKADGRWVDP from the coding sequence ATGCAAACTCTGCCAATACTTACAGATTCCAACACACTCAACAGTCAACCAACCTTTGACACCACGATCAAACGGCGCAAAACCCGTCCTGTAAAAGTTGGCAATGTCACCATTGGAGGTGGCTACCCAGTTGTCGTGCAGTCAATGATTAACGAAGATACCTTAGATATAGATGGTTCTGTGGCAGCAATTCGTCGCCTGCATGAAATTGGCTGTGAAATCGTGCGCGTTACCGTCCCTAGTATGGCTCATGCTAAAGCGCTAGCTGATATTAAACAAAAGTTAATCAAAACATACCAAGATGTACCGATAATCGCTGACGTACATCACAATGGGATGAAGATTGCCTTGGAAGTTGCCCAACATATAGAGAAGGTACGGATTAATCCAGGGTTGTATGTTTTTGAAAAGCCAAACCCCAAGAGAACTGAGTACACTCCCACAGAATTTGACGAAATTGGCGAAAAAATTCGTGAAACTCTAGCACCACTGGTGATTTCTCTACGAGATCAAGGCAAAGCCATGCGAATTGGGGTAAATCATGGTTCTTTGGCTGAAAGGATGCTGTTTACCTATGGCGATACTCCAGAAGGTATGGTGCAATCAGCCATAGAATTTATTCGCATTTGTGAATCTTTAGACTTTCATCACATAGTCATTTCCATGAAAGCATCACGCGTGCCTGTGATGGTAGCAGCTTATCGCCTCATGGCAAAGCGGATGGATGAACTAGATATGGATTATCCCCTCCATTTAGGTGTAACGGAAGCAGGGGATGGAGAATACGGGCGCATCAAATCTACAGCTGGTATTGCGACACTTTTAACTGATGGTATTGGCGATACGATTCGCGTATCCTTAACGGAAGCACCAGAAAAAGAAATTCCTGTCTGCTATAGTATTTTACAAGCTTTGGGATTGCGGAAGACAATGGTGGAGTACGTCGCTTGTCCTTCTTGCGGGCGTACATTGTTTAACTTGGAAGAAGTTCTCCATCAAGTGCGGGAAGCAACCAAACATCTAACCGGGTTAGACATAGCCGTTATGGGCTGTATTGTCAATGGCCCTGGAGAAATGGCTGATGCTGACTATGGTTATGTGGGTAAAACACCTGGTTATATTTCTCTCTATAGAGGGAGAGAAGAAATCAAAAAAGTTCCTGAAGATAAAGGAGTAGAAGAATTGATTGACTTAATTAAGGCTGATGGACGCTGGGTAGATCCTTAA
- a CDS encoding DUF760 domain-containing protein has product MVFDPNFLNDYPEEHPSQLLNEGLEDNPNKLLKYLQHQPPEVLARVAQSVSPEIKQIISQNVQGLVGMLPSENFNVQITTDRDNLAGLLASAMMTGYFLRQMEQRMQLDHLSNGH; this is encoded by the coding sequence ATGGTGTTTGATCCAAACTTTTTGAATGACTACCCTGAGGAACACCCCAGCCAACTTCTGAATGAGGGCTTAGAGGATAATCCCAATAAGTTGCTCAAGTATTTGCAGCATCAGCCGCCTGAAGTTTTAGCACGCGTCGCCCAGTCGGTCAGTCCTGAAATTAAACAAATTATTTCGCAGAACGTCCAAGGGCTCGTTGGGATGTTACCATCCGAAAATTTCAACGTGCAAATCACAACAGACAGGGATAATCTGGCTGGACTTTTGGCATCTGCCATGATGACTGGGTATTTCCTCCGTCAAATGGAACAGAGGATGCAGTTAGATCATTTATCAAATGGTCATTAG
- a CDS encoding DUF6883 domain-containing protein: MKILNSQRAVVDLKKLQDYCLSPKHSQGKHKAHVFESALNLTAEDSEELKNILLVAVQTYDATPTKQNEYGQSYIIDFTITKADKQAVVRSAWIIRHEEDFPRLTTCYVL; encoded by the coding sequence GTGAAAATTCTTAACTCTCAACGAGCGGTTGTAGATCTCAAAAAACTACAGGATTATTGTTTAAGTCCTAAACATTCACAGGGAAAGCATAAAGCACATGTTTTTGAGTCTGCTCTAAATCTGACTGCTGAAGATTCTGAAGAATTAAAAAATATTTTGCTTGTTGCTGTCCAAACCTATGACGCTACGCCTACTAAACAAAATGAATATGGTCAGTCTTACATAATAGACTTTACAATTACTAAAGCAGATAAACAAGCAGTAGTTCGCAGTGCTTGGATTATACGTCATGAAGAAGACTTTCCTAGACTTACAACTTGCTATGTTCTTTAG
- the scpB gene encoding SMC-Scp complex subunit ScpB: protein MNAATKIEAILYLKGKPLSISELAEYAACDRATVEEGIIDLIDEYARRDSALEIVETPDGYSLQLRSDFHDLVQTLIPVELGVGALRTLAAIALNSPMLQSDLINLRGSGAYQQVQELVELGFVKKRRDSESRSFSLQVTSKFHQYFQIEQLPQPFFNDQKQRQLELELQAEPEINGVLSSE, encoded by the coding sequence ATGAATGCAGCGACGAAAATAGAAGCAATTCTCTATTTAAAAGGTAAGCCCCTGTCTATCAGCGAACTTGCCGAGTATGCCGCCTGCGATCGCGCTACAGTAGAGGAAGGCATAATCGATCTTATTGACGAATATGCCAGACGAGATAGCGCTTTAGAAATCGTAGAAACTCCAGATGGTTATAGCTTGCAACTGCGATCTGATTTTCACGATTTAGTACAAACTCTCATTCCAGTAGAATTGGGAGTAGGGGCATTGCGGACTTTGGCGGCAATTGCCTTAAACAGCCCAATGCTTCAAAGTGACTTGATAAATTTGCGCGGTTCAGGCGCATATCAACAAGTTCAAGAACTGGTTGAACTCGGTTTTGTGAAAAAACGCCGAGACAGCGAGTCGCGATCGTTCTCCTTGCAAGTGACTTCAAAATTTCACCAGTATTTTCAAATTGAGCAACTTCCCCAACCATTCTTTAACGATCAAAAGCAAAGACAACTAGAGCTAGAACTGCAAGCAGAACCTGAAATTAATGGAGTTCTATCCTCAGAATGA
- a CDS encoding LysM peptidoglycan-binding domain-containing M23 family metallopeptidase: MTFPYRLLFLSTIIANIFGVVYTYSNSSAAQTPGTGCQTPALERFRRHPVAAGETLASIAQRYNLTPTTIIAMNPALQNSKLTVGSEIQIPPYNGIVVEVPRGQTWRQIAARYKIRPDALFEVNGCQKNPRVVFVPSRRSPGSVITDTPNSPLTPIKLVGYPLPETTKVLVSYGWQTNPTNGEVFFHSGIDLLAEKGTPVQAIGDGTVAFAKEQGTYGNLVIINHGGGLQSRYAHLESIKVSAGQPVKKGDLVGTVGTTGTPTINQSHLHFEVRSSSSLGWTAQDPRGYLQR, translated from the coding sequence ATGACTTTTCCTTATCGTCTACTGTTTCTCAGTACAATAATCGCTAATATTTTTGGGGTAGTGTATACGTATTCAAACTCCTCCGCCGCACAAACACCTGGGACAGGTTGCCAAACCCCAGCATTAGAACGCTTTAGACGTCACCCTGTGGCTGCAGGTGAAACTTTGGCAAGTATAGCTCAACGCTACAATCTCACCCCAACAACTATTATTGCCATGAATCCAGCCTTGCAAAACAGCAAGTTGACTGTTGGAAGTGAAATTCAAATTCCTCCCTATAACGGAATTGTAGTTGAAGTCCCTCGCGGACAAACTTGGCGACAAATCGCAGCAAGGTATAAGATTCGTCCGGATGCGCTTTTTGAAGTGAATGGTTGTCAGAAAAATCCTAGAGTTGTGTTTGTCCCGTCTAGGCGATCGCCCGGTTCTGTCATAACGGATACTCCAAATTCCCCTCTAACTCCGATTAAATTAGTCGGTTACCCACTACCAGAAACTACAAAAGTGTTAGTCTCTTATGGTTGGCAAACGAATCCTACCAACGGTGAAGTGTTTTTTCACAGTGGTATAGATTTGTTAGCAGAAAAAGGAACTCCCGTACAAGCCATTGGTGATGGGACTGTTGCTTTTGCCAAAGAACAAGGTACTTATGGTAATTTGGTTATTATTAATCACGGTGGTGGTTTGCAAAGCCGCTATGCCCATCTTGAGAGCATCAAGGTTTCTGCAGGTCAACCCGTGAAAAAAGGAGATTTAGTGGGGACTGTAGGTACAACCGGAACACCTACAATTAACCAATCCCACCTTCATTTTGAAGTGCGTTCCAGTTCTTCCTTGGGTTGGACTGCTCAAGATCCACGTGGGTATTTACAAAGGTAA
- a CDS encoding isochorismatase, giving the protein MNTSISTQLPIPPHFNPQKVGEVWRVPYQQRAEEARDWAKKHNIQPIYEDTTRICLLLIDVQNTFCLPEFELFVGGKSGKGAIDDNIRLCEFIYRNLSAITTIAPTMDTHTAMQIFHPIFWVNQAGEHPIPTATNITPVDIEKGVWKVNPGVAYSLGYEYEFLEKHAYHYVQQLSQGGKYPLTVWSYHSMLGGIGHALVSAVEEAIFFHCIARNSQTQFELKGNNPLTENYSVLSPEVLDSFDKRPIAQKNTRLVQQLLKFDAVIIAGQAKSHCVAWTIADLLTEIQQIDPNLAKKVYLLEDCTSPVVVPNVVDYTEAADAAFERFAAAGMYLIKSTDAIF; this is encoded by the coding sequence ATGAACACCTCAATATCAACCCAACTACCAATTCCCCCTCACTTTAACCCCCAAAAAGTTGGTGAAGTCTGGCGAGTCCCCTACCAACAACGTGCGGAAGAAGCAAGAGATTGGGCAAAAAAACATAATATCCAACCAATTTATGAAGACACAACTCGAATTTGCCTACTCTTAATAGATGTACAAAATACATTTTGCCTTCCTGAGTTTGAATTATTTGTAGGTGGCAAATCTGGTAAAGGAGCTATTGATGATAATATCCGTTTGTGTGAGTTTATTTATCGCAACTTAAGTGCGATCACCACAATTGCACCTACAATGGATACTCACACAGCAATGCAAATTTTCCATCCTATTTTCTGGGTTAATCAAGCAGGAGAACATCCCATTCCCACTGCTACTAATATCACTCCAGTGGATATAGAAAAAGGAGTTTGGAAAGTCAACCCTGGAGTTGCTTACAGCCTTGGATACGAATATGAATTTCTTGAAAAACACGCCTACCACTACGTTCAACAGTTAAGCCAAGGTGGTAAATATCCACTGACAGTTTGGTCTTATCACTCCATGTTAGGTGGTATCGGTCATGCTTTAGTTTCTGCTGTAGAAGAAGCAATCTTTTTCCACTGTATTGCTCGTAACAGTCAAACTCAGTTTGAACTAAAAGGTAATAATCCTTTAACAGAAAATTATTCGGTCTTAAGCCCAGAAGTTTTAGACAGTTTTGATAAACGTCCCATTGCTCAAAAAAATACTCGTTTAGTTCAGCAATTGTTAAAATTTGATGCTGTGATTATTGCCGGACAAGCTAAAAGTCATTGTGTTGCTTGGACAATTGCGGATTTATTAACAGAAATCCAGCAGATAGATCCTAATTTAGCGAAAAAAGTTTATTTGCTAGAAGATTGTACTTCCCCTGTTGTTGTTCCTAATGTAGTAGATTATACAGAAGCCGCCGACGCAGCATTTGAACGATTTGCTGCTGCTGGTATGTATCTGATTAAATCAACTGATGCTATTTTTTAA
- a CDS encoding DUF4926 domain-containing protein, giving the protein MNNEMKMLDVVALIKDVPEEGVYRGQVGTVVELLAPNVFEVEFSDNSGRTYAMLTLKAEHLMVLHYEPIKVA; this is encoded by the coding sequence ATGAATAATGAGATGAAAATGCTTGATGTTGTAGCTTTAATAAAGGATGTACCTGAAGAAGGTGTATATCGAGGTCAAGTAGGTACTGTAGTGGAATTGTTAGCACCGAATGTTTTTGAGGTGGAATTTAGTGATAACTCAGGACGTACCTACGCAATGCTAACTCTAAAAGCTGAACATTTGATGGTTTTACATTATGAACCCATCAAAGTTGCATAG
- a CDS encoding HhoA/HhoB/HtrA family serine endopeptidase — protein MKLSLKQLTLYLSLLCIGGCAGLLGSLYLPSQNRLFRELRNVTVSMPSETAVSNPVGGQVGVPNGDNVNFIASAVQRTGPAVVRINATRKVANPISNALKNPLLRRFFGEEEQPFPSQRIERGTGSGFILSKNGRILTNAHVVADTDTVQVTLKDGRTYEGKVIGVDGVTDVAVVKISANELPTVTLGHSQNLIPGQWAIAIGNPLGLDNTVTIGIISATERTSAQVGVPDKRVSFIQTDAAINPGNSGGPLLNAQGEVIGVNTAIRADAQGLGFAIPIETAARIANELFTKGRVQHPFLGIEMVDLTPTKQQQLNQEYNLSIKQNFGVAIKGVVENSPAQRGGLRPGDMIQKIGGKSVKTAAQLQRQVESSAVGDTLEIEVNRNGKNQILKIQLGTYPR, from the coding sequence ATGAAATTATCCTTAAAGCAACTGACTCTTTATTTATCCCTACTATGTATTGGCGGCTGTGCAGGCTTACTAGGTAGTCTATACCTCCCGTCACAAAATCGCTTATTTCGTGAGTTAAGAAATGTAACAGTTTCTATGCCCTCAGAAACCGCAGTTTCAAATCCCGTTGGAGGGCAAGTTGGGGTTCCGAATGGTGATAACGTGAATTTTATTGCATCTGCTGTTCAAAGAACGGGACCCGCAGTGGTGCGAATTAATGCAACCCGCAAAGTAGCCAATCCCATCTCAAACGCCTTAAAAAATCCTCTCCTGCGGCGATTTTTTGGAGAGGAAGAACAACCATTCCCCAGCCAGCGAATAGAACGGGGTACGGGGTCTGGATTTATTTTGAGCAAAAACGGACGAATTCTCACAAATGCTCATGTAGTAGCAGACACAGATACCGTACAAGTGACTCTCAAGGACGGTCGAACTTATGAAGGTAAGGTGATTGGAGTTGATGGCGTGACAGATGTGGCTGTTGTCAAAATTTCAGCCAACGAGCTACCAACAGTGACATTAGGTCATTCACAAAATTTAATACCAGGGCAATGGGCGATCGCAATTGGCAATCCTCTAGGGTTAGATAATACGGTTACCATCGGCATTATTAGCGCCACAGAGCGTACCAGCGCTCAAGTTGGTGTACCTGATAAGCGAGTGAGCTTCATCCAAACTGATGCGGCGATTAACCCAGGTAATTCAGGTGGTCCTTTACTAAATGCTCAAGGAGAAGTCATCGGTGTAAATACTGCTATTCGCGCCGATGCACAAGGATTAGGTTTTGCCATTCCTATCGAAACGGCTGCCCGCATTGCGAATGAACTTTTCACCAAAGGACGCGTGCAACACCCCTTCTTGGGAATTGAAATGGTGGATTTAACTCCCACTAAACAACAGCAGCTCAATCAAGAGTACAACTTGAGCATTAAACAAAACTTTGGCGTGGCGATTAAGGGCGTTGTAGAAAACTCTCCGGCACAACGGGGGGGACTCCGTCCTGGGGATATGATTCAAAAGATCGGCGGTAAATCAGTCAAAACTGCTGCTCAATTACAGAGACAGGTAGAATCCAGTGCTGTCGGCGACACTCTAGAAATAGAAGTTAACCGTAACGGGAAGAATCAAATTCTGAAAATACAATTGGGTACTTATCCCCGTTAG
- a CDS encoding type II toxin-antitoxin system HicB family antitoxin, with protein sequence MLFFNLIRFPTTSVKSGILFHHSEVFEIKWRVILEQDPETSDWAAWCPELPGCTSAGETEEPNFQEINYSILWYGRLARQQARAGETPVPQEIVGDFFIWKSHRK encoded by the coding sequence ATGCTATTTTTTAATTTGATAAGATTCCCGACAACTTCTGTGAAGTCGGGGATTTTGTTCCACCACTCAGAGGTTTTTGAGATCAAATGGCGAGTCATTCTTGAACAAGATCCAGAAACAAGCGATTGGGCTGCTTGGTGTCCAGAGCTACCTGGTTGTACTTCAGCTGGTGAAACGGAAGAACCGAATTTCCAAGAAATAAATTATTCCATCTTGTGGTACGGGCGTCTCGCCCGTCAGCAAGCGAGGGCGGGCGAGACGCCCGTACCACAAGAGATTGTTGGAGACTTTTTTATATGGAAGTCTCATAGAAAATAG
- the ctpC gene encoding carboxyl-terminal processing protease CtpC, whose amino-acid sequence MVITRSGLVLGATAVTLATIAVTSLGIHSQGQALFKESPKELVDEVWQIIQRQYVDGTFNQVDWQAVRKEYLNKSYTNKQEAYKSIREMLKRLDDPYTRFMDPEEFKNMQVDTSGELTGIGIQIGMDEKTKKLTVIAPIEDTPAAKAGILAKDIITKINGKSTEGMDTNEAVSLIRGEPGTAVSLTVLRNNQSKDFKITRAKIEIHPVEATTKQTRVGNVGYIRLKQFSANASKEMQLAIRTLENKQVAGYILDLRNNPGGLLFSSVEIARMWLNNGTIVSTKDRYAEVERETANGRALTTKPLVILVDKGSASASEILSGALQDNKRAVLVGSQTFGKGLVQSVRPLDDGSGIAVTIAKYFTPSGKDINKSGIHPDVVVDLNDKQRQDLWLGEREKVGTLQDPQFAKAVEVLGKEIAQKGNPRAGT is encoded by the coding sequence ATGGTGATTACAAGAAGTGGGCTTGTTTTGGGAGCTACGGCGGTGACATTAGCTACAATTGCAGTCACTAGCCTCGGCATTCACTCGCAGGGACAGGCTTTATTTAAAGAAAGTCCAAAGGAATTAGTAGATGAAGTTTGGCAAATCATTCAACGCCAATATGTAGACGGTACTTTCAATCAGGTAGATTGGCAGGCTGTTCGTAAGGAGTACTTAAACAAGTCATATACCAATAAGCAAGAAGCTTACAAGTCCATCCGGGAAATGCTGAAAAGGCTGGATGACCCGTATACCCGGTTTATGGACCCAGAGGAATTCAAAAATATGCAGGTGGATACTTCTGGAGAACTGACAGGTATTGGTATCCAAATTGGTATGGATGAAAAAACCAAAAAACTGACTGTCATTGCTCCAATCGAAGATACGCCAGCAGCTAAAGCGGGGATCTTGGCAAAAGATATCATTACCAAAATAAACGGAAAAAGCACAGAAGGTATGGATACTAACGAAGCAGTATCCTTGATCCGAGGTGAACCAGGAACAGCAGTTAGCTTGACAGTTCTCCGCAACAATCAGTCAAAAGATTTTAAAATTACACGGGCAAAAATTGAAATTCATCCCGTAGAAGCGACTACAAAACAAACTCGGGTAGGTAATGTTGGTTACATCCGGCTGAAGCAGTTCAGCGCCAACGCCTCTAAGGAAATGCAACTGGCAATTAGGACTTTAGAAAACAAACAAGTTGCTGGGTATATTCTAGATTTACGAAATAATCCTGGTGGATTGCTTTTCTCAAGTGTAGAAATTGCTCGAATGTGGTTGAATAACGGTACAATCGTCTCCACTAAGGATCGCTATGCAGAAGTAGAACGAGAAACCGCTAATGGACGTGCTTTAACTACCAAACCATTGGTGATTTTGGTAGACAAAGGTTCAGCCAGTGCTAGTGAAATTCTTTCAGGCGCTTTACAAGATAACAAGCGTGCTGTACTAGTTGGTAGTCAAACCTTTGGTAAAGGCTTGGTACAATCTGTTCGTCCTCTGGATGATGGTTCGGGAATCGCTGTCACAATCGCTAAGTATTTTACCCCCAGTGGTAAGGATATTAATAAATCGGGTATTCACCCAGATGTGGTTGTAGATTTAAATGATAAACAACGACAGGATTTGTGGCTTG
- the ispD gene encoding 2-C-methyl-D-erythritol 4-phosphate cytidylyltransferase: protein MHLLIPSAGSGKRMGSNRNKLLLMVQSRPIIAWTLLAAEAANQIEWMGIISQPNDWQDFKRIIASLDLTKPVELIQGGSTRQESVHNGLLALPRSAKQVLIHDGARCLVTPDLLNRCAEAIRHCPGLIAAIPVKDTIKVVATNGIIQSTPNREQLWAAQTPQGFDVSLLKQCHAEGVRQGWEVTDDAALFERCGIEVRIVQGEETNLKLTTPQDLAIAEFILKTRLIER, encoded by the coding sequence GTGCATTTACTAATTCCATCTGCGGGTTCGGGAAAAAGAATGGGGAGTAACCGTAATAAACTCCTTCTGATGGTACAGTCGCGTCCTATCATTGCTTGGACTCTCCTAGCGGCTGAGGCTGCAAATCAAATTGAATGGATGGGAATTATCTCCCAGCCCAATGATTGGCAAGACTTTAAAAGGATTATTGCCAGTTTAGATCTCACTAAGCCTGTGGAACTGATTCAAGGAGGTTCTACCCGTCAAGAATCGGTTCACAATGGGTTGCTGGCGTTACCAAGATCTGCAAAACAAGTTTTGATTCATGATGGAGCTAGATGTCTTGTGACACCAGACTTACTTAATAGGTGTGCTGAAGCTATTCGCCATTGCCCTGGTTTGATTGCTGCTATACCAGTTAAGGATACCATTAAGGTGGTCGCAACGAATGGTATAATCCAAAGCACTCCTAACCGAGAGCAACTGTGGGCAGCACAAACTCCCCAAGGTTTTGATGTTAGTTTATTAAAACAGTGTCATGCTGAAGGTGTGCGTCAGGGTTGGGAAGTCACTGACGATGCCGCATTGTTTGAGAGATGTGGCATTGAAGTACGGATCGTCCAAGGAGAAGAAACCAATTTGAAACTGACAACCCCACAGGATTTGGCAATTGCGGAATTCATTCTTAAAACTAGGCTGATTGAGAGATGA